CAGGACGTCAAGCCCGGTTTCTTCATGTCCAACGGGGTCGTCAACTGGTGGGATTCGTCCAACATGGACCTGCAAACCTTCGAGGCGTACGCCTACAGTCTTCCGCCGGAATGGCGGCAGTACGTCGCGAAAGCGAGCATTGCGACCAACAATCCCTATTCCGTGACCAAATACGGAAGTCCCGACGACGAGAAGAAGGGCATTCAGGAAGCCGACTGGAAACCGCTGCAGGACGCATTCGAAAAAGACAACGCTTTCCTCGTTCAATACGCCGCTTCCCAGACCGATCCGGCGTACCGGGATTCGCTCACTCCGCTTCCGAGCAACGCGGAGGTGTGGCAGGGCTATCTCGACGCCTGGAAAAATGCGAAGACCGATAAAGATAAGCATACGGCATGGGTGAACGCGTGGAATTTTATCGGGAACGCCACCGGTCTCGACATGCAGGTGTGGCAGGACCAGCACCGTCCGGACTACGCCAAGCAGTGGAATATATTGTCCGCACGCCAGGCGGCAAGCGATCTCGATAAAGCGCCGGAGATCGCCGGGCAGCTGGCGCAGTCGATTATCGACAGCGGCTGGGCCGTTCCGCTGTACGCGCCGAAGGACATCTATATTACGAGGCCGTGGATCAGCAACGTCGTCTTCAACAAATTTTCGTTCGGCAACTTCTTCCAGCTGCAGTACCTGACCGTGAAGGACGATGCCGCCGCGGCCAAAGGAAAGTAATTTCAGACGAAAAGAGGCGTTTTCCATGCAGTTGTCCGGATTTCTGGTTAAACGGCTCCTGGCGATCGCGATAACGACCTGCGTCATTATCGCGCTGTCTTATACGCTGATGTATTACGCTCCCGGCAGCTTTTTCGACCAGCAGCTCGTCGCCCAGCAGACGGGGGCCTTGTCCGCCGCGAATCCGCAGGCCTACCAGGACCTGATGAAGCAGTGGGAGGAGCGATACGGGCTGGATAAACCGCTCTACGAGCAGATTTACCTGTATATCGTGCACTCGTTCTCGCTTAACTTCGGCACGTCCTTTCAAAACTCGACGACGCCCATCATGAATACGTTAAAGACGGCGTTTCCCATCAGCGTGTTTCTCGCCATCGGCTCGACCTTCATCGCCGCACTGATCGGGATTCCGCTCGGCATCTTCGCCGCTATCCGCCGCAACAGCTGGGTCGATTACTGCCTGACGACGCTGTCCCTTGGCGGCCAGGCGATACCGCCGTACGTCATCGCCGTTTTTCTGATGCTGATCTTCGGCGTGTTCTGGCCGGTTCTGCCCATTAACGGGTGGGGGACCGCTCAACAGACCGTTCTCCCCCTGATCGCGCTCGCCATCGGCAACATCGGCGCGATTACGCAGTATATGCGCAGCAGCCTGATCGATACGCTGAACCAGGATTACATCCGGACGGCGAAAGCGAAAGGCGTGCCGGAAGGGGCGCTTATCCGGAAGCATGCGCTGCGCAACTCGCTCG
This genomic window from Paenibacillus humicola contains:
- a CDS encoding ABC transporter permease, with translation MQLSGFLVKRLLAIAITTCVIIALSYTLMYYAPGSFFDQQLVAQQTGALSAANPQAYQDLMKQWEERYGLDKPLYEQIYLYIVHSFSLNFGTSFQNSTTPIMNTLKTAFPISVFLAIGSTFIAALIGIPLGIFAAIRRNSWVDYCLTTLSLGGQAIPPYVIAVFLMLIFGVFWPVLPINGWGTAQQTVLPLIALAIGNIGAITQYMRSSLIDTLNQDYIRTAKAKGVPEGALIRKHALRNSLVALVTIVGPQIAFTVVGATWIENLFSIPGLGTMLGNAFQANDYPLAVTSIFILSLLVMLMSLLVDIVYSLLDPRVKLGS